In Leishmania donovani BPK282A1 complete genome, chromosome 22, one genomic interval encodes:
- a CDS encoding small nuclear ribonucleoprotein, putative, producing the protein MASVSPSETGGTLITFLQQLRGTLVEIELKNASIVSGEIAYVDANMNTYMSHAKITSKGKNPVEVEEYMVRGSTIRYIIMPESLNTYDILKQASTKKNGASKK; encoded by the coding sequence ATGGCATCTGTGTCACCTTCTGAAACAGGCGGCACGCTCATCACgttcctgcagcagctgcgcggcaccCTGGTCGAGATTGAGCTGAAAAACGCCTCCATTGTCTCAGGCGAAATCGCCTACGTCGATGCCAATATGAACACGTACATGTCACACGCAAAAATCACCAGCAAGGGCAAGAACCCTGTGGAAGTCGAGGAGTACATGGTGCGCGGTAGCACGATCCGCTACATCATTATGCCGGAGAGCCTGAACACGTACGATATTCTGAAGCAGGCTTCGACAAAGAAGAACGGCGCATCGAAGAAGtag